The Desulfovibrio fairfieldensis sequence GCGACGGCCGCCGCAATGACGGTTTCATGATGCGCTCGCATTTCGACATCACCGTGGCCTCGGAAGTCATGTCCATTCTCTCCGTGGCCCGCGACCTGGGCGACCTGCGCGAGCGCATGGGGCGGATGGTGCTGGCTCTTGACCGCGACGGCAATCCCGTGACCACGGCGGATCTGGAAGTGGCCGGGGCCATGACCGCCTGGCTGGTGGAAGCGGTCAAACCCAATCTGATCCAGACCATTGAAGGCCAGCCCGTGCTGGTGCATACCGGGCCTTTCGGCAATATCGCCCTGGGCCAGAGTTCGGTCATCGCGGACCGGGTGGGCCTCAAACTCAGCGACGTGCATGTGACGGAATCCGGTTTTGCGGCGGAAATGGGCTACGAGAAATTCTGGAACCTGAAATGCCGCTACAGCGGCCTGACGCCCGATGCGGCGGTTATTGTAGCCACGGTGCGGGCGCTCAAGAGCCACGGCGGCGCGCCCCAGCCCCGGCCCGGCCGCCCCCTGCCCGAAGCCTACACCCGCGAGGACGTGGGCTTGGTCGAAGCGGGCTGCGTCAACCTGCTGCACCATATCGGCATTGTACGCCGCTCCGGCGTGCCCTCCGTGGTCTGCATCAACAAATTCCATACCGACAGCCCGGCGGAAATCGCCGCCATCCGCCGCATCTGCGAAGCGGCGGGAGCCCGGGTGGCCGTGTCCGAACACTGGAAAAAGGGCGGCGAGGGCGCGCTGGAACTGGCCGACGCGGTCATGGACGCCTGCAATTCCGGCAAGCGGCATTTCACGCCGCTCTATGACTGGAATCTGCCCCTCACCGAGCGGATTACCTGCATCGCCCGCGAAATTTACGGAGCCGACGGCGTGGATTTCGAGCCTCTGGCGGCCCAGCGTCTGAAGGCCTTGCAGGAACGGCCCGACGTGAATGAACTGGGCGTGTGCATGGTCAAGACCCAGTACTCTCTGTCCGATGATGCGTCCCGCAAGGGCGTGCCCGCCTCCTGGCGGCTGCATGTGCGCGATGTGCTGCTGTTCGGCGGCGCTGGTCTGGTCTGCCCTGTTTCCGGCGACATCAGCCTGATGCCCGGCACGGGTTCGCACCCCTCGTTCCGCAACATTGACGTGGATGTGAACACGGGCAGGGTGACCGGTCTTTTTTAGGGGTATTATCCAGCCACGCAAAACCCCGGCAGAGCGTAACGCTCTGCCGGGGTTTTGTCGTTCATAGCATTTTCGGGCTTAGCCGCGCTTCATGTCCTGAATCAGGTCGGTGAGCTTCTGGGCCTGGACGGCCAGATCTGTGACGGCCTTGGAGGCTCCGCCCATGGCTTCGGCGATCTGCCGCCCCATGTCGTTGACCCGGAGGATGGTCTGGTTGATCTCTTCGCTGGCGGCGGACTGCTCCTCGCTGGCCGTGGCAATGGCATTGACCTGGTCGGCTGTGACCTCC is a genomic window containing:
- a CDS encoding formate--tetrahydrofolate ligase; protein product: MTLDPTKNPDWKIAQDAESRMKTVETLAAEMGLESSELLPYGHYMGKIEQQAVLERLAGRPDGKYVDVTAITPTPLGEGKSTTTIGLVQGLARRGLRSSAAIRQPSGGPTMGMKGSAAGGGLSQCIPLTPYSLNFTGDIHAVGAAHNLAMTALTARMQHERNYDDATLARLSGMRRLNVDPTRVGTGWVMDFCAQALRNVIIGIEGDGRRNDGFMMRSHFDITVASEVMSILSVARDLGDLRERMGRMVLALDRDGNPVTTADLEVAGAMTAWLVEAVKPNLIQTIEGQPVLVHTGPFGNIALGQSSVIADRVGLKLSDVHVTESGFAAEMGYEKFWNLKCRYSGLTPDAAVIVATVRALKSHGGAPQPRPGRPLPEAYTREDVGLVEAGCVNLLHHIGIVRRSGVPSVVCINKFHTDSPAEIAAIRRICEAAGARVAVSEHWKKGGEGALELADAVMDACNSGKRHFTPLYDWNLPLTERITCIAREIYGADGVDFEPLAAQRLKALQERPDVNELGVCMVKTQYSLSDDASRKGVPASWRLHVRDVLLFGGAGLVCPVSGDISLMPGTGSHPSFRNIDVDVNTGRVTGLF